agcaattccttcccaagatcccatccatccctgccctctggcactgggaagccattccctgtgtcctgtcatgTGGATTTTTTCACCGTCAGGGGCAGGAGCCTCAGCAAGGAGGTGAGCTGGGGCTTTACggggtgctggaggagcagggagttcAGATCACATCctgtgggcactgccagctcctggtTCCCTCCGTGCCCGTTGCTGTCCTTGGAGGTGGTGCCCGGTAAGCcagggctctgcacagctgtgcACTCACCGCTAATTCACTCCCTGGCTGGTGCCCAGCTCCATCCACTCCTCCGTATCCTTTGTCCGTGCTCTTCCCGGTCTCCTCTCACTCACCCCGGAGTGCAGGAGAAGATGGTCTCCTTTCCCAAAGGCACCTTCCCTCAaatcctgtttttttctctttatcccTGTTAATATCCCCCGCCACAGCAGCCTTCTCTGCAGGGCCCTCATCCCAATTCTCCAAGGCTTCATTTGCAATCCTGAATCTCTTTGGTACAAGGTCCAACTGCTCAGGAACCTATGTGCCCCTGAGCTACCATCCCACCTCCAGATTCTCCTTCTTATTTCCAAGCTGGCCCCTTTGCTCTTCCAGATCCTGGGTGATCCTTTTCCAGGACTGCCCTTCCCGTGTCTTATTTATGGCAAATATCTCGGAGTACTTTGACTCAGCGCTGACCCTACAAAACAGGGCTTCTTTCACCCACCTCTGGAGTTAAGGACACACCCTCAGGTCTTGTTCTCCTTTATTTTTGGTACTGTTTTTGCCTTTGACGCAGTGCTTGAGAGTCCAGCCCCCTCCTCCACGGAATGAGCAGGCACAGGCTCATCCCTGAGGAGCAGAAAGGATGGGAGCTGTGGAGGTCCACCAAGATCATCCAGGGCTGGAGTGTGGGGGCACCTGAGGAGGCTTTTTTAGCCTGGAGAATTAGAAAGGGATGATCTAATTATCCTCTAACACTTCCCAAAGGGTGGATGGGGTTTAAACGAAGATGGAACCAGACTCTCCTCACAGATGCACTGGGAAGGGCAAGAGGCAATGGCCATAGGTTACAACAAGAGAAATCCAGAAAAGATGCAAGGAAAAACTGTTCGACAGGGCCCCGAAGAGTGGAggaatctccatccttgaagATTTCCAAAACCTGACCGGACAGGGCTCTGGGCAAATTGCTTGAGGGTAGGAGGGGGCCCAGGCATGAGCAGGGGACTGGGGTGGAGACCTCCTGAGGGCTTTTTGCACCTCAATTGTTCCAAACTTCTGTGGCAATCAGGGTTATAGGATGATTTACCACTCAGTGTTTTCCTCAAGCCACTCAAAGGCAGTGGCAGTGCTTGTCCATAAAACACCCGTGTGTGACCCTCTGTCCTCggccccagcagccacagcgTCCCACCGAACCCAacgccagggctctgctgctttccctccccagccagAAGTTGGCTACGTTGTGCCCTCTCCAGTCTGAACCCTTCCTGCTCTCTGAATCCACTCCCGAGTCTTCCAGGCTGACTTTGCTCAGCGGCATTACCAAGAAACGATCCTGTCACTcgtgtcacctccctgtccctcttCAGGACCAGAACATTCTGTGGTCTTCCCAAATCGCAGCACTGGTGTCTTATCTCCAAATATCTGGAGAGACCTGAAAGGTcacatttgctgctgcttggccTGCCCTGAGCAGTGCAGTGGGAGCCTCCTCTGGAGCTGGAGCGTTTCTCCTCACGACCCTCCCAATCCTGAGCAGCTTTCTGACCGTGGTGCTGAGGGGTTGGTGCTGCCCACAGGCTGGGTTCCAGCCTGGAAATGGTCTCCTTCATCTCTGCCAACTCACCTGGTGCCTGCTCTTATCTTTTGGacctctctgctccttcctttgGAACAGCAGTGCTGCCACGTGCTTGGCCTTTGGCTCTTGCTCTTCTTTCCACACCAGCGGTACTCGAACTTTCTGAAATTGTGCTTTGCCCTGACACTGACAGGGCTGAACCTCAGCAGAGCCAGGTCCATCGGCAGCTTTTCCATGTGCGATCCGAGTGCAGGCAGAGCGGGCGTGGGTGAGCCATGGGCTGCACGAGGACTCAGAGGTGGGATCGGAGTGCTCTGGCTGGTGGACACCAGCTCACTGGGGAAGAGATTTCCTGGCTGCTGGTCCAGCAgtggctggcagtgctgctgaggaggagTCACGGTGTGTCACAGTCAGCACCATCACAATTCAGACTTTCAGGCTTTGCTGATGCaccaaaggggctccaggagagctggagaggggctggggacaagggcacagagtgacaggacacagggaatggcttccccagtgccagagggcagggctggatgggatgctgggaagaaataggtggtgaggccctggcacaggtttcccagagcagctgtgcctgccccatccctgggagtgtccaaggccaggttggatggggcttggagcagcctggttgaggggaaggtgtccctgcccatggcagggggtggcactgggtgatctttTAGGacctccttccaacccaagccactCCATGAGTCCGTGATCCCTaactcctctcttctccccacGTGCAATATTGCATCACCTCTGGCTATTAACCCACccttctgcagcttttctccGGCCCACCCAGGAGCTCTGAGCTGTTACCTGTTCATGGTGGGACCTTGGAGAACCACTCAGGCACCATCTGTCCCTCCAGGGGACGGTGCAAAATGTACTCTGGCAGATTTTAGCCAAACAACTCCTTCAGCCTTTGATCCCTGTACCCAAATCACTGCCAAaaccctgtccctgccctcccttaGGGCACGCTGTCATCCAGGTTGTGTCTCGGAGCATTTCCAAGAGCTCTGacccatcctgctgctgggaggacaagctctgccccagccaagACCTGGATTGagctttccctccttctctttctgtttgttttgcacaaaatgaagggaaaaatgaatttgGGGTCATGGCTTGCGTGGGGGTGAACGGGTCTGAAAGGTTGGAGATGACGGCGAAGAGAGGAGATGCGGGGCTGGAGGTACAGGCAGATgtgggacagcagggaaaagacTCAGCTCTGTCCTACCCCCATTCCAGGTTCCGTGTCACGCACATCGGGAAGAAACCCCCggtccaggagcagcaggacgGTGCCCTGCGCGCCGGCAGCCGGCAGCCGAGCACGGAGGAGCTGGAGCGCAGCAGCGAGCGGCTCCAGCGGGAGCGGGCTCCCAACGGGACTGTCCCCACGGCTGGCCTGCAGAACGGAGCCATCCAGACGGGCACCCAGAGCGGCAAAGGCGCGGAGCAGAGCCTCTCCGCCAGCCCAGCCGCGAACACACCAGCCAGCTCCGGCAGCCGTGACAGCCGGCGGGGGGGCGCGGGGTCCGGCCCGGCGGGGTCCCTGCAGGATGCTGGCGCTGCTCCCGGGAGCTCGAGCCGCCAGCAGAGGCTCCTGAGCCTGCCGGCGCTGGGAGGGTCGAGTCCCAGCATCCCAGGAGAGCTGGCAAGGGAAGGAGGCGGCATCTGCCTGGAGGAGATCGGACTGGAGTCGGCAGATGAAGTGTCAGATATCCACGGGAGCCTGAGTCTGCAGGAACAGGCCgaggagctggggagagacgacagcagcaggagacagcCCGGAGGGGAGGACGGGAGGCAGCAGGTAtgttcctcctcttcctggTCTCCAGGTGGTCCCCTGGCCTGGAGGGGGATTGCTTTTTCCCACCCATTTTCCAATGTCTGAGGCGGTGGAGTGACCGTGACAGGTCCCAGTCCCCTTCAGGGGCAGGGCGAGGTGCTGCAGGCCTGCTGCCAGTGCCCCTTGGCAAAGGACTCCTTCTCCATTGTGGTTGAGCTCTTTGGGAACATCCATTGGGATTCTGGCCTGGGAGAGCTCCACTGGTGCCCGTGGTGCCCCCAAAACCCTGTAGCCTCAACGGGGCCCAACGTGGCCAGCAaggaacaggcagggacagaTTTCTCCAGGAGCCTTTCTCACCTTGAAGGCCAGGAAATGGTGAAGCCAAGTGGTCATTTCTTGgctgtttttccctgctgctgaggagctgtgcTCAGAGAGGAGGACAGCCCACCCTGCCCGGAGCTCCCAGCACCCTGGTATATCCCACCCAACCACTCTGCTGGAGGGGTTAGAGAGCTCTGGGGGATTTGCTCCCTGGAATTGCCTCTGTGCTGTTACCAGTGAGCAAAGGAGGCCGCTGCTGGTGGTTCAGACACCCAGCGTTTCGCTCACAGGCTCACGCACTCATTCACGGttctgcagctggggaaaggtGATTTTCATGGAAGGGGGTTGGGAAACACCCCCTGTGTGATGTCAGCAGCCCCAAGAGCTGGCCTTGACTTGCCTCACAAAACCAGCACCAGGGCAAAGCCcgtggaaggaaaaggaagcgAAATGCCTGGGTAAAATTCCTGGCACGCTTCAAAGCCAGGGAGATCCCCTGGGGCTGGTTCTGCTGGAGCTCCACGGGCTGGACACGGCCCATGCACATGCCAGCagcccttggcaggggctgggatggggcaggacaGGATCATCATGGGAGAACCCCAGGAAAGGTGCCTGGCTGGATGCTGGATAAGGACAAAGCAGGATCCCACTGTTTCCCTCTTTGCTTTCCAGTGACCAGGCTGGGAGGTTTGAGCTGTTTCACGGAGAAGGGCAGCCCgtggcagccaggcaggacagagctgatgggctgcagcccttccccagAGACCTGGGGAGGTGGTGACAGGTCCTCCCATGTCCCACTGAACCTTGGGCGATCCCTCTGATCCCTGGGGAAGCAGTTTTGTGCAGGCCAAGCCCAGTGACATCTGTCCCctctgcagtgccaggctctTGCACGTGGTGCTGGGGTGCTCCAGGACGCGGGGTCCCAGGAGAACGGTGATGGGACCTCCCTGGGATGTTTGTCACCAAGCCCTGGTGCCACCTAAaccctcccccatcccctcaGTCGCAGTCAGAGCCAGCACGAGGGTTGTTGGCTGCTTCTCATCGGGGATGGGCAGAGATGGGGCCTGGGCTGTAGTCGCCCCTGGAGACTCAGTGGGGTTCTGCCCGCTGGCCCTCGGGTCACTGCTGTGGCCAAGGGAGCACTGAcatccctcctccatcccacaggAGCCCAGCGCCTCGGAGCAGGACCGCGTGTGACGTgagtgtcccctgtccctgggaCAAGGGCCGGGGGGGGATGCGGGAGGGCCGCGGCAgtttccctgccctggagaTGGAAAGAGGGCGAACCCCTTCTCCAGGGGGTCGGGAAGTGACCGGGGATTTCACAGGCGGTGACGCCGGGAAATCCCATTCGCGGGTGGCGGGGAGGTGCCGTGGCTGTGGGGGACGAGCCCTATCCCGCCGCTCTCCCCGCAGCTCCTCTCCGCTCCCGGCTGGAGCGTGCACGGGAGGCGCGCAGCCCCCGCACCCctcggggctgggggctctgccGTGGGGCAGCCGCGGGCCAGCCGGCCCCGGGTGGGCAGCTACGCGCTTGGCATGGCCGGAGCGACGCGCCGGCGCCACCGACAGCCGCGCTCGGCGCCAGCCTTCATCCCATCGGCAATAGGTACCCGAGTCCCACCCACCGCACCCGCCCCggagacccccccccccgggggACCCTCGGGCCTGGCAGGGGCAGCACAGCACCCAGAGCCCGCTGTCTCCCCCACCCccggcccccgcggccccccaGCTCCGGGGCAGGGATCGGAGGGGGTCGCGGcgaggggcagggatggaggcagcGGCTCGAGCCACCCCCCCGGGGCGGTGGGGAGCACCCCCGCGCCCACCCGGCACGttcagcacagagcacagccccCCCCGGGCACCCCTGCCACGCAGAGCGGGCACAGGCACAAATCCTGCACCGGCGGGGGACCCTGCAGGTCCCTGGGAGATGCTGGCGGAGAGAGGAGcttccagccccatcccggcaCAGGAGGGGCCGGAGCCGGGCCCTGGGGGAGGGATGGCCCCGGCCAGGCCAgcgggcagccccggggccgtgCGAGAGCTTCGGTGTGTAACGCCCTGTACATAGACGAGCTACAACCATTAAAGCTGCTGAACCCCTCGCCAGGGACAGCTGGATTTATTTGGAACAGCCCCCCAGGCCACTCCTGCCTGTGGGGAGGTGCTGTGGGGGCCGGCAGGGTCCAGGGATGAGCCCCCCAGGAaccggggctgtgctgggggtgcaCGGGCGATGCCAGGCGGGAAGGGCAGAGGCAAGAGGGAGGGTGAAATGGGGcctggctgtggcactgggCACCCCAAAAAAGGGGTTCTGGGTGCTGTACTGGGATGCAGGACCACTCTGCAAGCAGCACTGGGTAGGATGCAGCCCCTGGAGAGACCAGCTCGGGGCacggggcagcagcagcccctgctgctgggacagcagcccGTGGGGGTTTGCTTGGGCAAAGCTTTTTGggggacagggagctggggggaccCACAGGGTCAGCTGAAGTGAAGCTCGGGGTCGGGCTCGGGGGCTCTGCTGGGCGGAGGGGGCGGCGCACGGAGCTGcggagagagagaggagagggaaggggagagggagagaagtgGTGCCAACGTGCTGAGGCCGCTCATCCCCCTTcagacccccccaaaacaaatGGGTGGCTCCATTACAGAAGGGCTGGGGCAGGTTTTGGGGTACCAGCATCCCGGTGATGTGGCTTACCGGCCGCAGGCGGTTGGCTGCCAGGTCCGGAGAGCTCTGCCCGCTGCCCGTGCCATCCTGCCAGCAACCTGGGAGGGcctggcagctcagcctggctTTCCAGgctcccccagtccctccccagtCACCGCCCAGCACTCACCTCCCAGCGCTGTctcaggagcagggctggggaccaGGCTGGCCCCGGGCGCGAGGCCAGGAGGGGAGAAGGGCGGAGGGGATGGTGatggcagctcctgggaagacacagccagcagggatgggaacggTGGGAAGGGGGTGCTCACCCCAGCAGTCATGGAAGATGGGGGGGTGCCCATGCCAAGGTGACACAATGACCCTCCTGCCACCAACCTGCCCGGCCGCCTCCCGGGCCCCGGTGAGCTCCTCCACCACCAAGGAGGGGAAGACGCCGACGCGGCCGTCGAAGTCGCCGGTCCAGAAGCCGTCATCCACCTCGCCGGCGGCGCGGGGCAGCACGCGGATGATGGCCCCCTCGGGGAAACTCAGCTCCTCGGGGCTCTGCCCCTCGTAGTCGTACAGGGCTCgcaccagccaggctggggggagggtgggaatggggctCAGCACCCTCTGGGTCCCGTCCCCCTCCCTGGGGTGGGGGTGATGCCCAGCACCCACCTCCAggctccagcaccagctctgcagccatgATGCTGGAGAGCTGGCGGTGCAAGGCAGAGGGGCCCGGGGGGCCGAGCCCAGCCCCCGAGTCacaccccagggacagcaggtaCTTTTCGGGGACGTAGCCGACCTGCCCTGCCTTGTTCCGAGCCTGAGGAGGCAGAAAGCATGTGAACATCTCAGGTTCCACAgtgggcacagcctggggacCTCCAAAAGGTGTCCCCCAGCATGGAGGGGGGTTCAGCCCGCTCCCACCTTCACCCACTCCTCTGCGTCACCGTCCTCGATGATCTCCAGCTCCTCGCCCTGGCTGATGGACAGCTCATCTGcctggcagccctgcaggagaCGGGGACAAAGTGGCAGAGAGGCTGAGGTGCCATCCCTGGGCGGGCAGGGTGagggccaggcaggcagggccGTCCATACCTGGTAGCCAAAGATCACCCGGCAGGTGTAGGGGTAGGTGCGAGCAGCAGGCCCCGGCTCATCGTCCTCGTCCGGCTCATCGCTGTCCTCGTAGTCATCGAACTCGGCCGGGTCCAGCCCTGTGGGGGTCTCCTCGCCTGTCCCCACCATGGCCCCGGCCAGCCAGGCATCCACATCCAGCCCTGCCGCCCGCAGCAGTGCCAGCCGTGCCTCGGCCTTCACTCGGCTCACCTGGGGACACCACACATTGTCACTGTCCACGGGACACCTCCAGGGGCATCCCAACCCGACAGACCCCACCCCCAAAGTGGTGGCACCCCCAGCGCCACACCCCAAGTGCAGCATCCCGGCCACCACTCGTCCCTGTCTCTGCATGCCCCACCCTGGGAGTGACGGACCTCGAGGCCACCCCAGACCCCCTGACTGGGGGGACCCACCTCCGCCTTCCGGATGTTCTCCCTGGCTTCTTCCATCTGCCGCTCCACAGCCGCTGCTTCCGCCTCCGGCCCCTGCTGCCGCCTGGCCTCCAGCCGCTGCAGCACCTGGGCGGGCACCCGCGGCTCAGAGGGTGGTAGcagctggtgaggggctggaaaaacccctccctgagccccccagcGCTCCGTGGGGCAGGACAACACCCACCTCCTCGCTGTGTGCCCTGTTCTTGTGGTCCCGGGCCACCCGCGTGGCCCAGCGCCGCGcctccttctccaggctggccCCGTCGTCTGCCGGTGGCAGCAGGCACACCTGGGCAAGGACACGGGGGTGACAAGGGCTGTGCAGACCCCACCTTGCTCTAACGCTCCCCCTCCACTCACCTCCTCCAGCCCGGCGAGCTGGAAGCGCTGCTCGGGTGCCAGGGAGAAGGCGGGGTGGtcctgcaggaagaggaggagatcCTGCTCCCGGCACACCTGCAGCAGAGAGCGGCGTGGGGCCGGGGGACTCCCCTGTGCCCTCCTGTCCCACCCAGCTCGCGGGACGGTGCCGTTACCCGCGCAGACGCCTCCACAACGCCCTGGAACCAGTCCCGAGTGGCCCGGCAGGTCTCCACCTCCGTCCGGCTGGCAGCCGACAACTGCTCCCGGAGCCGCTCGTAGAGGTCCCCATCCAGTGCCTGGGGGAAAGCGGGTGGgaaccacccccagcactgccacatccCCCCACTGGAGCATCCCTGATGCCCTCAGGACAGCCAGCCCTGACCCTGCACCAGCGGgaccctccctgctgcccccctCGCAGTGGCACTGGGGGGATGCTCCTTGCGGGACCCTGGGGATGGGGCACGGAGGGTCCGGGCAGCTCCTACCTGCATGGCTGCGGGCAGCTCCACGCGCTGGTAGTGCTgcaggtgggcagcagcagacaCCAGGGCGAAGCTGTACTCATTCTGCACCCCTGCCAGCTGCCTCGAGTGCTCGGCCAGTCGCGCTGAGAactgtggggatggggacagcacgGCTTGGTGGTcgtgccccgtgtccccctgcaTCCACCCACTTGGGTACCCTGCCAACCCCTGCACCACTGACCTTGGCACTGAGCTTTTGCAGACTGGCTTTGGTGTGAAATATCCGCCGGTCGCTCTTCCGGAGGCTGGGGAGGATGGGAGGGGGGGTGTGAGGccaccctgcagccacagcagccccccggccccgtGCCCCCTACTCACCGCGCCTCCACATCGGCCGCCTTGTCCTTGGCCACCTCGCTGCTGCGCTGGAGGTGGCTGAACTGCTTCTTCGCCTTGTCCAGCTCCTTCACCGTCTCCAGCAGCTCCGCCTGCGCCTTCTGCAGCCGCTCGATGCCCTGCAGGGAGTGtcagcaggaggggacagctgTCCCCACCGCCCGGGCACAGGGGACATGTCCTTGCCCTGGTACCTTCTTGAGGGTCCTCTCCTTGGAcaggcgggcgctgcgggcggcCTCGGCGGCCAGGGCGCGGTAGCTCTCGGAGGCGGTGACACGGACCTGCCCGGCGTGTGCTGTCCCCTCGATGACGCCCTTCCAGACAGCGGCCACGCTCCTGTGGGCATGGGGTTAATGCAGGGCTGGGTACTCCCTGCCCCTTGCCAGCTTTAGGGGATGCCCAGCAGGACCGCCAGCACCCCCAGTCCCAGCAGGGCCCTAGAGCTGGGGACATCCCACCCACAGCTGCATCCCGGTGACACCCAAATCCTGGTTGGCATTAAGCATCTCCAAGCTGGGAGGGCCATGGatgggcacagccagccccagctggttgtccccagccctgtccctgtccccagcccaccTGGAGTCGCCGGCCTCGCCACGGCCCCGCTGCCAGTCTCTCTTTACGAACTGGCTCGCCAGCCTCTGCAGTGCCTGCGGACAGACCCAGCATCAGCAGCATTCCCTGACCCTGCCGAgcaccccagcaccccccacCCTGCTCAGGGCCCCAAACTGGGCTCCCCACCCCGGCTGTCCACCCCATGGGCCTGAGGACACACACGTGTCCCCCCcgaacacagacacacacatccCCATGGCTCAGTGTCAGCAGCAATCCCACCGTGCTCCCCATGAGAAAACCTTTTTGGGGAGCAGCCACCACAACGAAAAGACCCCCCCCCAGTGTGGCTTTTGGGACAGAGCACCTGCAAGGGGACACCAGTGAGGGACACTGGCTACAGAGTAGAGGAGCTCCCAGCAAAGCCAAGCACAGCAAGACCCCaaccctcagccccagcctgggggctgtgagggaggggGTGGCACGGTGaccagctgcaggaagggggGACACAATTCTGCTGCACTGTGTCCCcaagggatgctgcagggacatctcccagcAAAACCAAGCTCTGACATTTCAGAGCAGCGCCCTGCAATGACCCAGCagacagcagagcccagcagttTCCTCCCCCCACAAGGATTTCCCTCCTGGCTCCCAAAACACCCAAGGCTGGGGCCATGCCGTGCTCAGCAGAGCCCCCAGCGGGTGCTGAACGTGGTCAGG
Above is a window of Corvus moneduloides isolate bCorMon1 chromosome 15, bCorMon1.pri, whole genome shotgun sequence DNA encoding:
- the FCHSD1 gene encoding F-BAR and double SH3 domains protein 1 isoform X1 gives rise to the protein MQPPPRKVKLTQELRVHLLEQLSGLQSKQQRDAELLEDIRSYSKQRATIDREYGQALQRLASQFVKRDWQRGRGEAGDSRSVAAVWKGVIEGTAHAGQVRVTASESYRALAAEAARSARLSKERTLKKGIERLQKAQAELLETVKELDKAKKQFSHLQRSSEVAKDKAADVEARLRKSDRRIFHTKASLQKLSAKFSARLAEHSRQLAGVQNEYSFALVSAAAHLQHYQRVELPAAMQALDGDLYERLREQLSAASRTEVETCRATRDWFQGVVEASARVCREQDLLLFLQDHPAFSLAPEQRFQLAGLEEVCLLPPADDGASLEKEARRWATRVARDHKNRAHSEEVLQRLEARRQQGPEAEAAAVERQMEEARENIRKAEVSRVKAEARLALLRAAGLDVDAWLAGAMVGTGEETPTGLDPAEFDDYEDSDEPDEDDEPGPAARTYPYTCRVIFGYQGCQADELSISQGEELEIIEDGDAEEWVKARNKAGQVGYVPEKYLLSLGCDSGAGLGPPGPSALHRQLSSIMAAELVLEPGAWLVRALYDYEGQSPEELSFPEGAIIRVLPRAAGEVDDGFWTGDFDGRVGVFPSLVVEELTGAREAAGQELPSPSPPPFSPPGLAPGASLVPSPAPETALGGCWQDGTGSGQSSPDLAANRLRPVSHITGMLVPQNLPQPFCNGATHLFWGGLKGDERPQHVGTTSLPLPFPLLSLSAAPCAAPSAQQSPRARPRASLQLTLWVPPAPCPPKSFAQANPHGLLSQQQGLLLPRAPSWSLQGLHPTQCCLQSGPASQYSTQNPFFGVPSATARPHFTLPLASALPAWHRPCTPSTAPVPGGLIPGPCRPPQHLPTGRSGLGGCSK
- the FCHSD1 gene encoding F-BAR and double SH3 domains protein 1 isoform X2: MQPPPRKVKLTQELRVHLLEQLSGLQSKQQRDAELLEDIRSYSKQRATIDREYGQALQRLASQFVKRDWQRGRGEAGDSRSVAAVWKGVIEGTAHAGQVRVTASESYRALAAEAARSARLSKERTLKKGIERLQKAQAELLETVKELDKAKKQFSHLQRSSEVAKDKAADVEARLRKSDRRIFHTKASLQKLSAKFSARLAEHSRQLAGVQNEYSFALVSAAAHLQHYQRVELPAAMQALDGDLYERLREQLSAASRTEVETCRATRDWFQGVVEASARVCREQDLLLFLQDHPAFSLAPEQRFQLAGLEEVCLLPPADDGASLEKEARRWATRVARDHKNRAHSEEVLQRLEARRQQGPEAEAAAVERQMEEARENIRKAEVSRVKAEARLALLRAAGLDVDAWLAGAMVGTGEETPTGLDPAEFDDYEDSDEPDEDDEPGPAARTYPYTCRVIFGYQGCQADELSISQGEELEIIEDGDAEEWVKARNKAGQVGYVPEKYLLSLGCDSGAGLGPPGPSALHRQLSSIMAAELVLEPGAWLVRALYDYEGQSPEELSFPEGAIIRVLPRAAGEVDDGFWTGDFDGRVGVFPSLVVEELTGAREAAGQELPSPSPPPFSPPGLAPGASLVPSPAPETALGGCWQDGTGSGQSSPDLAANRLRPLRAPPPPPSRAPEPDPELHFS
- the RELL2 gene encoding RELT-like protein 2 isoform X3; amino-acid sequence: MSDHHHPSHGESDPQHSIIVVFLLVLVFFIMGLVGFLICHVLKKKGYRCRTFRDELDPDDKEGVEELEDDEEKNDDTVEKIVKCIIQNQANVEALKEMLGETEGDVAVPVPSLCPHSSSQDGGPPHHHTVHLGSTQAPCIHCSKRKRHPLQRQGRSKEGKSRMHPGETTVFSVGRFRVTHIGKKPPVQEQQDGALRAGSRQPSTEELERSSERLQRERAPNGTVPTAGLQNGAIQTGTQSGKGAEQSLSASPAANTPASSGSRDSRRGGAGSGPAGSLQDAGAAPGSSSRQQRLLSLPALGGSSPSIPGELAREGGGICLEEIGLESADEVSDIHGSLSLQEQAEELGRDDSSRRQPGGEDGRQQEPSASEQDRV